Proteins co-encoded in one Cygnus olor isolate bCygOlo1 chromosome 6, bCygOlo1.pri.v2, whole genome shotgun sequence genomic window:
- the FASTKD1 gene encoding FAST kinase domain-containing protein 1, mitochondrial isoform X2: MLCLRKVCLFPLRRYQARTLSSDLLLSQINNCTHEDEVFSLVGRNKARLSEKHVGIALNVLWQLQKKRPLLLRTSDYVRNHSQFLALCILAENKVQHMEDEVIVDTLYSIQRLNVEDHDSLAEVLVTEAWKRLERLSLPALSKFALCLYKQRRQFSPLIGKIAHIVDMKLDSIEDIRILSVLMISISDVISQSFRDRLLQKAEQLLGEEDEVYFNYAKRVTQFLQNVKLTYYPLLEKCNKIFLKSASRLDLHNISIIFGVYEQLGFDSAEFSLVAKQLLSESIDDYHDPETFAKLFFILAPMAGSKVRERLLVTAVHVAEGFSSHQVLLILKTMQKMRCRNSHLLKKMVSVLHKHLDSYHVLQLIKLTQYLMLLRCHDQELFAKLKMLLFGFLKSSVIPADTAAIIRVLALLPSSQVEEIIVNKATAILPQCSLHHLNYIATALVKWNHYDQLHWQNTSELCVKLLQKINDCGFQRLHKAGNLNLLLEELTHVNGEWFQEVIRGETVATCQRLIDQITWANVLQLSFFLIKTNHRCPSLLDRIASVTVENTDKIHPFEMYFILCLFSILNYDPPGNEEFFESCIQHLTSNLSCFETHHLVLLGHVLAVAGYFPPALIKTIFNVSFLSKLDAQLEVLSDTLKQRVRSRLMKLNRAVCLECPEFHIPWFHEHYCHHIFYTGRSRINPLRQHVHKMLAEILGGSHYTRVSVLTPYYYEIDFECILDKNKKPLSYMAQNMLLGALEGVHWRRDIKVEGRKALPPGAQRIALELLDSKAFIKDSHHLKGEAAVKKRHLEMLGYRVIQIPHFEWNSMVLSTKEQR; encoded by the exons atgctttgtttgaGGAAGGTTTGCTTGTTTCCACTGAGACGTTACCAAGCTCGAACTCTGAGTAGTGATCTGCTTTTGAGCCAGATAAATAACTGCACCCATGAAGATGAAGTGTTCAGTCTTGTTGGAAGGAACAAGGCCaggctttctgaaaaacatgtgGGAATTGCGCTGAATGTGCTGTGGCAATTGCAAAAGAAGAGGCCCCTTCTATTAAGGACTAGTGACTATGTAAGAAATCACTCCCAGTTTCTTGCTCTTTGCATTTTAGCAGAAAACAAGGTACAACACATGGAAGATGAGGTGATAGTGGACACCCTGTACAGTATTCAGAG GCTCAATGTTGAAGACCATGATTCTCTAGCAGAAGTGCTTGTTACAGAAGCATGGAAAAGATTAGAAAG ACTTAGTTTACCAGCTCTATCGAAATTTGCACTGTGTTTATACAAGCAGCGCAGACAGTTTAGTCCCCTAATTGGCAAAATAGCTCATATTGTGGACATGAAACTGGATTCTATAGAGGATATAAG GATTTTGTCAGTTTTGATGATCAGCATATCTGATGTTATCTCACAGAGTTTTCGAGATCGATTACTACAGAAGGCTGAACAGCTCTTAGGAGAAGAGGATGAAGTCTACTTCAATTACGCCAAAAGAGTAACACAGtttcttcaaaatgttaaaCTGACGTACTATCCATTGCtagaaaaatgtaataagatttttcttaaaagtgcCTCCCGGCTTGATTTACACaatattagtattatttttggAGTGTATGAGCAGCTGGGTTTTGACAGTGCTGAATTCAGCTTGGTTGCTAAACAGCTGCTGTCTGAATCGATAGATGATTATCATGATCCTGAAAcctttgcaaaattattttttattcttgcGCCTATGGCTGGATCCAAGGTGAGAGAAAG gTTGCTAGTAACTGCAGTGCACGTGGCAGAAGGATTTAGCAGTCATCAGGTGTTGTTGATACTAAAGACCATGCAGAAAATGAGATGTAGAAATTCTCATCTActcaaaaa AATGGTTTCTGTTCTGCACAAACACTTGGATAGCTATCATGTATTACAGTTGATAAAGTTAACACAGTATTTGATGTTGTTGCGTTGCCACGATCAGGAGCTGTTTGCCAAACTAAAAATGTTGCTATTTGG ctttttaaaatctagtGTCATACCTGCTGATACCGCTGCAATAATTCGTGTTCTGGCCTTGCTTCCTTCGTCTCAAGTAGAAGAAATCATTGTAAACAAGGCAACAGCAATTCTACCTCAGTGCAGTCTCCATCATTTGAATTATATTGCTACAGCACTTGTCAAATGGAATCACTATGACCAGTTGCACTGGCAAAACACTTCAGAGCTATGTGTAAagcttctgcagaaaataaatgactgtgGATTTCAGAGGCTTCACAAAGCTGGGAACTTAAATCTTCTGTTGGAAGAACTCACACATGTGAATGGAGAGTGGTTTCAGGAGGTCATCAGGGGGGAAACTGTGGCCACATGTCAGCGCTTGATAGACCAAATAACATGGGCAAATGTATtacagttgtctttttttctcataaaaacaaaccaccGCTGTCCTTCATTACTTGACAGAATAGCATCTGTGACTGTTGAAAATACAGACAAG aTCCACccctttgaaatgtattttattctctgccttttctctaTTCTGAACTATGATCCACCTGGCAATGAAGAGTTCTTTGAGAGTTGTATCCAACATCTTACTTCTAACTTGA GTTGTTTTGAAACTCACCACTTGGTGCTGCTTGGTCATGTTTTGGCAGTGGCTGGTTattttcctccagctctgaTAAAGacaatatttaatgtttctttcctAAGCAAATTGGATGCTCAACTTGAAG TGCTGTCTGATACCTTAAAGCAGAGGGTCCGCTCACGCCTTATGAAACTGAACAGAGCAGTCTGTCTGGAATGCCCAGAGTTTCACATCCCTTGGTTTCATGAGCACTATTGCCATCATATCTTTTATACAG GTAGGAGCCGAATAAATCCACTGCGACAGCACGTTCACAAAATGCTGGCAGAGATCTTAGGAGGGAGCCATTATACAAGAGTGTCTGTTCTCACACCATACTACTATGAAATAG ATTTTGAGTGCAttctggataaaaataaaaagcctcttTCCTATATGGCTCAGAATATGCTTCTGGGTGCTTTGGAGGGAGTACACTGGAGACGTGACATCAAGGTTGAAGGTAGAAAGGCTCTGCCACCAGGGGCTCAGAG AATTGCTTTGGAACTTCTTGATTCAAAAGCTTTTATCAAAGATTCACATCACCTGAAAGGAGAAGCTGCAGTGAAAAAACGACACCTGGAAATGCTGGGGTACCGGGTCATTCAG ATTCCTCACTTTGAATGGAATTCTATGGTTTTGTCTACAAAAG AACAGAGATAA
- the FASTKD1 gene encoding FAST kinase domain-containing protein 1, mitochondrial isoform X1, whose translation MLCLRKVCLFPLRRYQARTLSSDLLLSQINNCTHEDEVFSLVGRNKARLSEKHVGIALNVLWQLQKKRPLLLRTSDYVRNHSQFLALCILAENKVQHMEDEVIVDTLYSIQRLNVEDHDSLAEVLVTEAWKRLERLSLPALSKFALCLYKQRRQFSPLIGKIAHIVDMKLDSIEDIRILSVLMISISDVISQSFRDRLLQKAEQLLGEEDEVYFNYAKRVTQFLQNVKLTYYPLLEKCNKIFLKSASRLDLHNISIIFGVYEQLGFDSAEFSLVAKQLLSESIDDYHDPETFAKLFFILAPMAGSKVRERLLVTAVHVAEGFSSHQVLLILKTMQKMRCRNSHLLKKMVSVLHKHLDSYHVLQLIKLTQYLMLLRCHDQELFAKLKMLLFGFLKSSVIPADTAAIIRVLALLPSSQVEEIIVNKATAILPQCSLHHLNYIATALVKWNHYDQLHWQNTSELCVKLLQKINDCGFQRLHKAGNLNLLLEELTHVNGEWFQEVIRGETVATCQRLIDQITWANVLQLSFFLIKTNHRCPSLLDRIASVTVENTDKIHPFEMYFILCLFSILNYDPPGNEEFFESCIQHLTSNLSCFETHHLVLLGHVLAVAGYFPPALIKTIFNVSFLSKLDAQLEVLSDTLKQRVRSRLMKLNRAVCLECPEFHIPWFHEHYCHHIFYTGRSRINPLRQHVHKMLAEILGGSHYTRVSVLTPYYYEIDFECILDKNKKPLSYMAQNMLLGALEGVHWRRDIKVEGRKALPPGAQRIALELLDSKAFIKDSHHLKGEAAVKKRHLEMLGYRVIQIPHFEWNSMVLSTKGEQLEYLRRCLYETQ comes from the exons atgctttgtttgaGGAAGGTTTGCTTGTTTCCACTGAGACGTTACCAAGCTCGAACTCTGAGTAGTGATCTGCTTTTGAGCCAGATAAATAACTGCACCCATGAAGATGAAGTGTTCAGTCTTGTTGGAAGGAACAAGGCCaggctttctgaaaaacatgtgGGAATTGCGCTGAATGTGCTGTGGCAATTGCAAAAGAAGAGGCCCCTTCTATTAAGGACTAGTGACTATGTAAGAAATCACTCCCAGTTTCTTGCTCTTTGCATTTTAGCAGAAAACAAGGTACAACACATGGAAGATGAGGTGATAGTGGACACCCTGTACAGTATTCAGAG GCTCAATGTTGAAGACCATGATTCTCTAGCAGAAGTGCTTGTTACAGAAGCATGGAAAAGATTAGAAAG ACTTAGTTTACCAGCTCTATCGAAATTTGCACTGTGTTTATACAAGCAGCGCAGACAGTTTAGTCCCCTAATTGGCAAAATAGCTCATATTGTGGACATGAAACTGGATTCTATAGAGGATATAAG GATTTTGTCAGTTTTGATGATCAGCATATCTGATGTTATCTCACAGAGTTTTCGAGATCGATTACTACAGAAGGCTGAACAGCTCTTAGGAGAAGAGGATGAAGTCTACTTCAATTACGCCAAAAGAGTAACACAGtttcttcaaaatgttaaaCTGACGTACTATCCATTGCtagaaaaatgtaataagatttttcttaaaagtgcCTCCCGGCTTGATTTACACaatattagtattatttttggAGTGTATGAGCAGCTGGGTTTTGACAGTGCTGAATTCAGCTTGGTTGCTAAACAGCTGCTGTCTGAATCGATAGATGATTATCATGATCCTGAAAcctttgcaaaattattttttattcttgcGCCTATGGCTGGATCCAAGGTGAGAGAAAG gTTGCTAGTAACTGCAGTGCACGTGGCAGAAGGATTTAGCAGTCATCAGGTGTTGTTGATACTAAAGACCATGCAGAAAATGAGATGTAGAAATTCTCATCTActcaaaaa AATGGTTTCTGTTCTGCACAAACACTTGGATAGCTATCATGTATTACAGTTGATAAAGTTAACACAGTATTTGATGTTGTTGCGTTGCCACGATCAGGAGCTGTTTGCCAAACTAAAAATGTTGCTATTTGG ctttttaaaatctagtGTCATACCTGCTGATACCGCTGCAATAATTCGTGTTCTGGCCTTGCTTCCTTCGTCTCAAGTAGAAGAAATCATTGTAAACAAGGCAACAGCAATTCTACCTCAGTGCAGTCTCCATCATTTGAATTATATTGCTACAGCACTTGTCAAATGGAATCACTATGACCAGTTGCACTGGCAAAACACTTCAGAGCTATGTGTAAagcttctgcagaaaataaatgactgtgGATTTCAGAGGCTTCACAAAGCTGGGAACTTAAATCTTCTGTTGGAAGAACTCACACATGTGAATGGAGAGTGGTTTCAGGAGGTCATCAGGGGGGAAACTGTGGCCACATGTCAGCGCTTGATAGACCAAATAACATGGGCAAATGTATtacagttgtctttttttctcataaaaacaaaccaccGCTGTCCTTCATTACTTGACAGAATAGCATCTGTGACTGTTGAAAATACAGACAAG aTCCACccctttgaaatgtattttattctctgccttttctctaTTCTGAACTATGATCCACCTGGCAATGAAGAGTTCTTTGAGAGTTGTATCCAACATCTTACTTCTAACTTGA GTTGTTTTGAAACTCACCACTTGGTGCTGCTTGGTCATGTTTTGGCAGTGGCTGGTTattttcctccagctctgaTAAAGacaatatttaatgtttctttcctAAGCAAATTGGATGCTCAACTTGAAG TGCTGTCTGATACCTTAAAGCAGAGGGTCCGCTCACGCCTTATGAAACTGAACAGAGCAGTCTGTCTGGAATGCCCAGAGTTTCACATCCCTTGGTTTCATGAGCACTATTGCCATCATATCTTTTATACAG GTAGGAGCCGAATAAATCCACTGCGACAGCACGTTCACAAAATGCTGGCAGAGATCTTAGGAGGGAGCCATTATACAAGAGTGTCTGTTCTCACACCATACTACTATGAAATAG ATTTTGAGTGCAttctggataaaaataaaaagcctcttTCCTATATGGCTCAGAATATGCTTCTGGGTGCTTTGGAGGGAGTACACTGGAGACGTGACATCAAGGTTGAAGGTAGAAAGGCTCTGCCACCAGGGGCTCAGAG AATTGCTTTGGAACTTCTTGATTCAAAAGCTTTTATCAAAGATTCACATCACCTGAAAGGAGAAGCTGCAGTGAAAAAACGACACCTGGAAATGCTGGGGTACCGGGTCATTCAG ATTCCTCACTTTGAATGGAATTCTATGGTTTTGTCTACAAAAGGTGAACAGCTAGAGTATCTGAGAAGGTGTCTATATGAAACACAGTGA
- the FASTKD1 gene encoding FAST kinase domain-containing protein 1, mitochondrial isoform X3 produces MTFRLSLPALSKFALCLYKQRRQFSPLIGKIAHIVDMKLDSIEDIRILSVLMISISDVISQSFRDRLLQKAEQLLGEEDEVYFNYAKRVTQFLQNVKLTYYPLLEKCNKIFLKSASRLDLHNISIIFGVYEQLGFDSAEFSLVAKQLLSESIDDYHDPETFAKLFFILAPMAGSKVRERLLVTAVHVAEGFSSHQVLLILKTMQKMRCRNSHLLKKMVSVLHKHLDSYHVLQLIKLTQYLMLLRCHDQELFAKLKMLLFGFLKSSVIPADTAAIIRVLALLPSSQVEEIIVNKATAILPQCSLHHLNYIATALVKWNHYDQLHWQNTSELCVKLLQKINDCGFQRLHKAGNLNLLLEELTHVNGEWFQEVIRGETVATCQRLIDQITWANVLQLSFFLIKTNHRCPSLLDRIASVTVENTDKIHPFEMYFILCLFSILNYDPPGNEEFFESCIQHLTSNLSCFETHHLVLLGHVLAVAGYFPPALIKTIFNVSFLSKLDAQLEVLSDTLKQRVRSRLMKLNRAVCLECPEFHIPWFHEHYCHHIFYTGRSRINPLRQHVHKMLAEILGGSHYTRVSVLTPYYYEIDFECILDKNKKPLSYMAQNMLLGALEGVHWRRDIKVEGRKALPPGAQRIALELLDSKAFIKDSHHLKGEAAVKKRHLEMLGYRVIQIPHFEWNSMVLSTKGEQLEYLRRCLYETQ; encoded by the exons ATGACATTCAG ACTTAGTTTACCAGCTCTATCGAAATTTGCACTGTGTTTATACAAGCAGCGCAGACAGTTTAGTCCCCTAATTGGCAAAATAGCTCATATTGTGGACATGAAACTGGATTCTATAGAGGATATAAG GATTTTGTCAGTTTTGATGATCAGCATATCTGATGTTATCTCACAGAGTTTTCGAGATCGATTACTACAGAAGGCTGAACAGCTCTTAGGAGAAGAGGATGAAGTCTACTTCAATTACGCCAAAAGAGTAACACAGtttcttcaaaatgttaaaCTGACGTACTATCCATTGCtagaaaaatgtaataagatttttcttaaaagtgcCTCCCGGCTTGATTTACACaatattagtattatttttggAGTGTATGAGCAGCTGGGTTTTGACAGTGCTGAATTCAGCTTGGTTGCTAAACAGCTGCTGTCTGAATCGATAGATGATTATCATGATCCTGAAAcctttgcaaaattattttttattcttgcGCCTATGGCTGGATCCAAGGTGAGAGAAAG gTTGCTAGTAACTGCAGTGCACGTGGCAGAAGGATTTAGCAGTCATCAGGTGTTGTTGATACTAAAGACCATGCAGAAAATGAGATGTAGAAATTCTCATCTActcaaaaa AATGGTTTCTGTTCTGCACAAACACTTGGATAGCTATCATGTATTACAGTTGATAAAGTTAACACAGTATTTGATGTTGTTGCGTTGCCACGATCAGGAGCTGTTTGCCAAACTAAAAATGTTGCTATTTGG ctttttaaaatctagtGTCATACCTGCTGATACCGCTGCAATAATTCGTGTTCTGGCCTTGCTTCCTTCGTCTCAAGTAGAAGAAATCATTGTAAACAAGGCAACAGCAATTCTACCTCAGTGCAGTCTCCATCATTTGAATTATATTGCTACAGCACTTGTCAAATGGAATCACTATGACCAGTTGCACTGGCAAAACACTTCAGAGCTATGTGTAAagcttctgcagaaaataaatgactgtgGATTTCAGAGGCTTCACAAAGCTGGGAACTTAAATCTTCTGTTGGAAGAACTCACACATGTGAATGGAGAGTGGTTTCAGGAGGTCATCAGGGGGGAAACTGTGGCCACATGTCAGCGCTTGATAGACCAAATAACATGGGCAAATGTATtacagttgtctttttttctcataaaaacaaaccaccGCTGTCCTTCATTACTTGACAGAATAGCATCTGTGACTGTTGAAAATACAGACAAG aTCCACccctttgaaatgtattttattctctgccttttctctaTTCTGAACTATGATCCACCTGGCAATGAAGAGTTCTTTGAGAGTTGTATCCAACATCTTACTTCTAACTTGA GTTGTTTTGAAACTCACCACTTGGTGCTGCTTGGTCATGTTTTGGCAGTGGCTGGTTattttcctccagctctgaTAAAGacaatatttaatgtttctttcctAAGCAAATTGGATGCTCAACTTGAAG TGCTGTCTGATACCTTAAAGCAGAGGGTCCGCTCACGCCTTATGAAACTGAACAGAGCAGTCTGTCTGGAATGCCCAGAGTTTCACATCCCTTGGTTTCATGAGCACTATTGCCATCATATCTTTTATACAG GTAGGAGCCGAATAAATCCACTGCGACAGCACGTTCACAAAATGCTGGCAGAGATCTTAGGAGGGAGCCATTATACAAGAGTGTCTGTTCTCACACCATACTACTATGAAATAG ATTTTGAGTGCAttctggataaaaataaaaagcctcttTCCTATATGGCTCAGAATATGCTTCTGGGTGCTTTGGAGGGAGTACACTGGAGACGTGACATCAAGGTTGAAGGTAGAAAGGCTCTGCCACCAGGGGCTCAGAG AATTGCTTTGGAACTTCTTGATTCAAAAGCTTTTATCAAAGATTCACATCACCTGAAAGGAGAAGCTGCAGTGAAAAAACGACACCTGGAAATGCTGGGGTACCGGGTCATTCAG ATTCCTCACTTTGAATGGAATTCTATGGTTTTGTCTACAAAAGGTGAACAGCTAGAGTATCTGAGAAGGTGTCTATATGAAACACAGTGA